One genomic segment of Trichococcus shcherbakoviae includes these proteins:
- the aspS gene encoding aspartate--tRNA ligase codes for MDRRTEYCGLFTEANVGQTVVANGWVNKRRDLGGLIFIHLRDREGIVQVVFNTEFNEEAFRIAETIRGEYVLQVKGKVVLREANQINPNIGTGTIEIEAESVEILAKAKTPPFYIEGDLNVSDELRMKYRYIDLRRDKMMNNMKIRHQTTRTVRNYLDDLNFMDIETPYLTKSTPEGARDYIVPSRVHQGEFYALPQSPQLFKQMLMGAGFDRYYQIVRCFRDEDLRGDRQPEFTQIDIETSFLSAAEIQEITETMLQKVMKDVLGKDIPAPFPRISYDEAMNRFGSDKPDTRFALELIDMNEFAKTSSFNVFKATSESGGQVRGLNVKGKADAYSRKDMDNLIEYAKQYGAKGMAWMKVEEDGLKGAVAKFFTEDSEELIRLMDAEPGDLLVFVADKKEIVYQALGELRLKFGRDLDLIDKSQFAFVWVVNWPLLEYDVDAKRYTAMHHPFTRPNDEDLAKLADHPEEVYAQAYDIVLNGYEIGGGSLRIYTREVQEQMFAALGFSKEDAEEEFGFLLDAFDYGFPPHGGIALGLDRLVMLLAGESNIREVIAFPKNGKAFDPMTNAPSEVSAAQLKELSLKIASLD; via the coding sequence ATGGATAGAAGAACAGAATATTGCGGATTATTTACGGAAGCAAACGTTGGACAGACTGTCGTCGCCAATGGTTGGGTTAACAAAAGAAGAGACTTAGGCGGATTGATCTTTATCCACCTGCGTGACCGCGAAGGCATCGTCCAAGTCGTTTTCAACACAGAATTCAATGAAGAAGCGTTCCGCATTGCGGAAACGATCCGTGGGGAATATGTCCTGCAGGTCAAAGGTAAAGTAGTCCTTCGTGAAGCAAATCAGATCAATCCGAACATCGGCACAGGCACAATCGAAATCGAAGCGGAATCCGTGGAGATTTTGGCGAAAGCGAAAACACCACCGTTCTATATCGAAGGCGATCTGAACGTATCCGATGAATTGCGCATGAAATACCGTTACATCGATTTAAGAAGAGACAAAATGATGAACAACATGAAAATTCGCCACCAAACGACGCGCACTGTCCGCAACTATTTGGATGACTTGAATTTCATGGACATCGAAACGCCATATTTGACGAAATCGACTCCGGAAGGTGCGCGTGACTATATCGTTCCGTCCCGTGTCCATCAAGGCGAATTTTATGCGCTGCCGCAATCACCGCAACTGTTCAAACAGATGCTTATGGGCGCAGGCTTTGACCGCTATTACCAGATCGTTCGCTGCTTCCGTGATGAAGATCTGCGCGGTGACAGACAGCCGGAATTCACCCAAATCGATATCGAAACCAGTTTCCTGTCTGCTGCTGAAATCCAGGAAATCACCGAAACTATGCTTCAGAAAGTCATGAAGGACGTTTTGGGCAAAGATATTCCGGCTCCATTCCCGCGCATTTCCTACGATGAAGCGATGAACCGATTCGGCAGCGATAAGCCGGATACCCGTTTCGCATTGGAACTGATCGACATGAATGAATTTGCGAAAACTTCTTCGTTCAACGTATTCAAAGCGACCAGCGAAAGCGGCGGCCAAGTTCGTGGCTTGAACGTCAAAGGCAAAGCCGATGCCTATTCGCGCAAAGACATGGATAACCTGATCGAGTACGCCAAACAATACGGTGCAAAAGGCATGGCTTGGATGAAAGTCGAAGAGGACGGACTGAAAGGCGCCGTGGCTAAATTCTTCACCGAAGACAGCGAAGAATTGATCAGACTGATGGATGCGGAGCCTGGCGACTTGCTGGTGTTCGTTGCTGATAAAAAAGAGATCGTCTATCAAGCATTAGGAGAGCTGCGCCTGAAGTTCGGCCGCGATCTTGATCTGATCGACAAATCCCAATTTGCTTTCGTTTGGGTTGTAAATTGGCCATTGCTTGAGTACGATGTGGACGCAAAACGCTACACAGCGATGCACCATCCATTCACTCGTCCAAACGACGAAGATCTTGCCAAATTAGCCGACCACCCGGAAGAAGTCTATGCACAAGCCTACGATATCGTCCTGAACGGTTATGAAATCGGCGGCGGCTCTCTGCGTATCTACACAAGGGAAGTGCAAGAGCAGATGTTTGCGGCACTTGGCTTCAGCAAAGAAGATGCCGAAGAGGAGTTCGGATTCTTGTTGGATGCATTCGACTATGGCTTCCCACCACATGGCGGCATCGCTTTAGGGCTGGATCGTCTGGTCATGTTGTTGGCTGGCGAATCGAACATCCGAGAAGTGATCGCGTTCCCTAAAAACGGGAAAGCTTTCGACCCGATGACGAACGCTCCAAGCGAAGTAAGCGCAGCTCAGTTGAAAGAACTGAGCCTGAAAATCGCTTCATTGGACTAA
- the hisS gene encoding histidine--tRNA ligase: MIQKPKGTADIFLQEAEIWQYVEETARILLHDYQFSEIRTPMFESYELFSRGVGDTSDIVSKEMYDFYDKGERHIALKPEGTAPVVRAYVENKLFGPEHPKPLKVYYISPMFRYERPQGGRMRQFHQLGVEVFGSINPATDVETMALAWDILKELELSDLKLVINSLGKTEDRIRYREALIAYLEPFHDELSKDSQTRLHKNPLRVLDSKDKRDKEIVAQAPSILEFLSEDSKKHFESVQEMLQALEIPFTINSNMVRGLDYYQDTIFEIMSASAVFGAETTICGGGRYDGLVQEIGGPEVPGFGFGMGLERLILLMKDQQVDIPKLSELDVYVVGLGEATNIESLKLVQNARQAGYSADRDFHDRKAKAQFKTATKNGAKVVLTIGEDELNNKQVQFKVMSTGKEQKVALTEIYADFDKVYKTQTADMTAFNEFFGKED; the protein is encoded by the coding sequence ATGATACAAAAACCAAAAGGGACTGCCGACATATTTTTGCAGGAAGCAGAAATTTGGCAATACGTGGAAGAAACAGCCCGCATCTTACTGCATGACTATCAGTTTTCAGAAATCCGCACCCCGATGTTCGAAAGTTATGAACTGTTTTCAAGAGGGGTCGGCGATACGAGTGATATCGTATCGAAGGAAATGTACGATTTCTATGATAAAGGCGAACGACACATCGCGTTGAAGCCTGAAGGAACGGCTCCAGTGGTCCGGGCTTACGTCGAAAACAAGCTGTTCGGCCCTGAACATCCGAAACCTCTGAAAGTCTATTACATCAGCCCGATGTTCCGCTACGAAAGACCACAAGGCGGAAGAATGCGTCAATTCCACCAACTGGGTGTCGAAGTTTTCGGAAGCATCAATCCAGCGACCGATGTCGAAACCATGGCACTGGCATGGGATATACTGAAGGAATTGGAATTGAGCGATCTGAAATTGGTCATCAATTCGTTGGGCAAGACTGAAGATCGGATCAGATACCGCGAAGCGCTGATTGCCTACTTGGAACCTTTCCATGATGAATTGAGCAAGGATTCCCAGACCCGTCTGCACAAAAATCCGTTGCGCGTGCTGGACAGCAAAGACAAGCGCGACAAAGAAATTGTCGCCCAGGCACCGAGCATTTTGGAGTTCCTGTCGGAAGATTCGAAGAAACATTTTGAATCGGTCCAGGAAATGCTTCAGGCGTTGGAAATCCCCTTCACGATCAACAGCAATATGGTCCGTGGTCTAGATTATTATCAAGATACGATTTTTGAAATCATGAGTGCATCCGCAGTTTTCGGGGCGGAAACGACCATCTGCGGCGGTGGCCGCTATGATGGCTTGGTTCAGGAAATCGGTGGACCGGAAGTGCCAGGCTTCGGCTTCGGGATGGGCTTGGAAAGACTGATCCTCTTGATGAAGGATCAGCAAGTCGATATACCGAAACTATCCGAGTTGGATGTCTATGTGGTCGGTCTGGGAGAAGCTACGAACATCGAATCCTTGAAATTGGTCCAAAACGCACGCCAAGCAGGGTATTCAGCGGACCGGGACTTCCATGATCGCAAAGCCAAAGCACAATTCAAAACCGCCACGAAAAATGGGGCCAAAGTAGTGCTGACCATCGGCGAAGATGAATTGAACAACAAACAAGTGCAATTCAAAGTGATGTCGACCGGTAAAGAGCAGAAAGTGGCGTTGACTGAGATTTACGCTGATTTTGACAAAGTGTACAAAACACAGACAGCCGATATGACAGCTTTCAATGAATTTTTCGGAAAAGAAGACTAG
- a CDS encoding N-acetylmuramoyl-L-alanine amidase, giving the protein MKTIAKNRHLFFLTLFLLFVGLGSFGTVALANYTTVGISASIVNVRSGPGLSYDIMTQIQGGSSVNVLADKNEWYKVRLSDGRIGWVASWLINNTEIAATSELLATVLVPSANVRQENNEASEVVGTASEGEKFALLYEENGWSQIKYNNKVAWILSELIEISPGSIQLAPETVDTTAVVADDANPKVIITMDGVNVRSGPSTGSDILFIAEKGEEYELISESGDFYKILYEGNKEGYVASWLVETSESLNTPVTASSTTTLAEATIVIDPGHGGEDPGAEGTYIYEKEVTLKTAEAVAEKLRSAGANVILTRTSDVYVTLEDRAEMSNVNDADLFISLHYDSTASGTSATGFTTYYYADADIPLANLVDDHLADTLPLQDNGSKFGDFLVTRENEQPALLLELGYMNNDSDVKTFNSDYYRSLVAESIYQALTEYFQ; this is encoded by the coding sequence GTGAAGACTATCGCAAAAAATAGACATCTGTTCTTCTTGACGCTTTTTTTGTTATTTGTCGGATTGGGCTCCTTCGGTACGGTAGCATTGGCCAACTATACTACAGTCGGCATCTCCGCCAGCATCGTAAATGTCAGGTCCGGCCCAGGATTGTCCTACGACATCATGACGCAAATTCAAGGCGGCTCCTCAGTCAATGTTTTGGCCGATAAGAACGAATGGTATAAAGTCCGGCTTTCGGACGGAAGAATCGGATGGGTAGCCAGTTGGCTGATCAACAACACCGAGATCGCGGCAACATCCGAATTATTGGCAACTGTGCTGGTGCCCTCCGCCAACGTTCGACAAGAGAACAATGAAGCATCCGAAGTTGTCGGTACGGCAAGTGAAGGCGAAAAATTCGCCCTGTTGTATGAAGAGAACGGCTGGAGTCAAATCAAGTACAACAATAAGGTCGCTTGGATTTTATCGGAGCTGATCGAAATTTCACCAGGCAGCATCCAATTGGCACCGGAGACAGTTGATACCACAGCCGTTGTTGCTGACGACGCTAATCCGAAAGTGATCATCACCATGGATGGCGTAAATGTCCGCAGCGGCCCTTCGACAGGCAGCGATATCCTGTTCATTGCCGAAAAAGGCGAAGAATACGAACTGATCAGCGAATCAGGTGATTTCTATAAGATCCTTTATGAGGGAAACAAGGAAGGTTACGTCGCCTCTTGGTTGGTGGAAACATCCGAATCGCTCAATACTCCCGTCACTGCTTCATCGACAACCACGCTTGCCGAAGCGACCATCGTGATCGATCCGGGCCACGGTGGGGAAGATCCAGGTGCGGAAGGTACTTATATTTACGAGAAGGAAGTAACACTCAAAACTGCTGAAGCAGTTGCTGAAAAATTACGCAGTGCCGGAGCAAACGTCATATTGACGCGCACCTCTGATGTCTACGTAACCCTGGAAGATCGGGCAGAAATGAGTAATGTCAACGACGCCGATCTGTTCATCAGTCTGCATTATGATTCCACCGCAAGTGGTACTTCCGCGACCGGCTTTACTACCTATTATTATGCCGATGCGGATATTCCGTTAGCAAATCTGGTCGATGACCACCTGGCCGATACTTTACCGTTGCAGGACAATGGTTCCAAATTCGGCGATTTCTTGGTCACGCGCGAAAATGAGCAACCAGCCTTGTTGTTGGAGCTCGGCTATATGAATAATGACTCCGACGTCAAAACCTTCAATTCCGATTATTATCGCTCGCTGGTGGCAGAAAGCATCTACCAAGCATTGACCGAATATTTCCAATAA
- the dtd gene encoding D-aminoacyl-tRNA deacylase produces MRVVVQKVTEASVTVEDEIIGEIGEGFMLLVGIGKDDTHEDVHYLVRKVSNLRVFEDEEGKMNRSLKDVEGAILSISQFTLFADTKKGNRPSFTNAAAPEMGEALYQAFNELLRAEGFSVASGKFGAHMSVRLNNDGPVTILIDSKNK; encoded by the coding sequence ATGCGTGTCGTGGTACAGAAAGTTACGGAAGCGTCCGTAACGGTTGAAGATGAAATCATCGGGGAAATAGGAGAGGGCTTTATGCTTTTGGTCGGCATCGGCAAGGATGACACACATGAAGACGTGCACTACCTCGTCCGCAAAGTTTCAAATCTCCGGGTTTTCGAGGATGAAGAAGGCAAAATGAACCGCTCCTTGAAGGATGTGGAAGGAGCCATCCTTTCGATATCCCAGTTCACTTTGTTCGCTGATACAAAAAAAGGGAACCGCCCAAGCTTCACCAATGCAGCCGCTCCAGAAATGGGGGAGGCGCTTTATCAAGCGTTCAACGAGCTGTTAAGAGCGGAAGGGTTCTCTGTGGCATCGGGTAAATTCGGTGCGCACATGTCTGTCCGTTTGAACAACGATGGACCCGTAACCATTCTCATCGATTCCAAAAACAAATAA
- a CDS encoding bifunctional (p)ppGpp synthetase/guanosine-3',5'-bis(diphosphate) 3'-pyrophosphohydrolase, giving the protein MPKIKTYSPEEVVQLCAEYMNETHVAFVQKACDFAREAHSGQMRKSGEEYFVHPTQVAAILADLKLDPETIATGFLHDVVEDTEYTEYTLEDIEREFSKTVAILVDGVTKLGKIEYKSHEEQQAENHRKMLMAMAKDLRIIMVKLADRLHNMRTLKYHKPEKQRTISNETLEIYAPLAHRLGMNRIKWELEDTSLRYLNPQQYYRIVHLMNSKRDERELYIKDTINKIKESIDELEIEADIYGRPKHINSIYRKMKDQKKQFTEIYDLLAIRVIVHSIKDCYAVLGAIHTKWKPMPGRFKDYIAMPKANMYQSLHTTVIGTQGTPVEIQIRTIEMHQVAEYGVAAHWAYKEGITKKIDPDKMPHQIDWFRDLIDLQDDSKNASEFVESVKEDIFKDKVYVFTPKGDVVELPSGAGPLDFAYNIHTEIGHKTIGAKVNGKIVPLNYKLQNGDIIEVMTSPNSFGPSRDWVNLVSTSKAKNKIKRYFKLQDRDGHVIKGRDMLEKQLAEMEFSPKEFLTKLAIKDLLNRFNVNSEDDLYAAIGFGELSAFIVSNRLTEKARRERDKHKAEQQLDTIEQKTKKDNPKMKIRHEGGVVIQGVDNLLIRISHCCNPVPGDEIVGYITKGRGISVHRKDCPNVQVSGEHGDRLIDVEWEDSGTSNIDYETELTVEGYNRSGLLNEILHVVNTMTKNLSSVNGKVDSNKIAVITLKIGIQNLSQLDKIVDKIKNIPDVYTVRRVTS; this is encoded by the coding sequence ATGCCGAAAATCAAAACCTATTCGCCTGAAGAGGTTGTGCAGCTATGCGCGGAATATATGAATGAAACCCATGTGGCATTTGTCCAAAAAGCGTGTGATTTTGCCAGGGAAGCCCATAGCGGACAGATGCGCAAGTCCGGCGAGGAGTACTTCGTTCATCCGACCCAAGTCGCAGCGATATTGGCAGATTTGAAATTAGATCCAGAAACGATTGCAACGGGATTTTTGCATGATGTTGTGGAAGATACAGAATATACAGAATATACCTTAGAGGATATCGAGCGGGAATTCTCCAAAACCGTAGCTATCCTGGTCGATGGCGTCACGAAGTTGGGGAAGATCGAATACAAGTCGCATGAAGAGCAGCAAGCTGAAAACCATCGCAAGATGTTGATGGCCATGGCGAAGGATTTGCGGATCATCATGGTGAAGTTGGCGGATAGATTGCACAACATGCGCACGCTGAAATACCATAAACCGGAAAAACAACGGACCATATCCAATGAGACACTGGAAATTTACGCACCTTTAGCCCACCGCTTAGGGATGAACCGGATCAAATGGGAATTGGAGGATACGTCGCTCAGGTATCTGAACCCGCAGCAATATTATCGGATTGTTCATTTGATGAACAGCAAACGCGATGAACGGGAACTGTACATCAAAGATACAATCAATAAAATCAAAGAATCAATCGATGAATTGGAAATTGAAGCTGACATCTACGGCAGACCGAAGCACATCAACTCCATCTACCGAAAAATGAAGGACCAAAAGAAACAGTTCACGGAAATCTACGATCTGTTGGCTATCCGCGTCATCGTCCATTCAATCAAAGATTGTTATGCCGTTTTGGGGGCCATCCACACAAAATGGAAACCTATGCCGGGCCGCTTCAAAGACTATATCGCCATGCCCAAAGCGAATATGTATCAGTCACTGCACACGACCGTCATCGGGACGCAGGGAACACCCGTAGAAATCCAAATCCGGACAATCGAAATGCACCAAGTCGCGGAGTATGGGGTTGCGGCGCACTGGGCATACAAAGAAGGCATCACCAAAAAAATCGATCCGGATAAAATGCCCCATCAGATCGATTGGTTCCGCGATCTGATCGATCTGCAGGATGATTCCAAGAACGCCAGCGAATTCGTAGAAAGCGTGAAGGAGGATATTTTCAAGGACAAGGTCTATGTCTTCACTCCAAAAGGCGATGTCGTGGAATTGCCATCCGGTGCCGGTCCTTTGGATTTCGCTTATAACATCCATACCGAAATCGGACACAAAACCATCGGGGCGAAAGTCAACGGGAAGATTGTCCCTTTGAATTACAAGCTGCAGAATGGCGACATCATCGAAGTGATGACATCCCCGAACTCATTCGGTCCAAGCAGGGACTGGGTCAACTTGGTTTCCACAAGCAAAGCAAAAAATAAAATCAAACGCTACTTCAAACTGCAAGACCGCGATGGACATGTGATCAAAGGCCGGGATATGCTGGAAAAACAATTGGCGGAAATGGAGTTTTCGCCAAAAGAGTTCCTTACAAAACTAGCGATCAAAGATTTGTTGAATCGCTTCAATGTGAATTCGGAAGATGACCTCTATGCCGCCATCGGCTTCGGTGAACTGTCTGCGTTCATCGTTTCGAACCGTTTGACCGAGAAAGCTCGCCGCGAGCGGGATAAACACAAAGCGGAACAACAGTTGGACACGATCGAGCAAAAAACAAAAAAAGATAATCCTAAAATGAAGATCCGTCATGAAGGCGGCGTAGTCATTCAAGGTGTGGACAATCTGCTCATCCGCATCAGCCATTGCTGCAATCCGGTCCCGGGGGATGAAATTGTCGGTTACATCACGAAAGGCCGCGGCATCTCTGTCCATCGGAAAGATTGCCCGAATGTTCAGGTGTCCGGAGAGCACGGCGATCGCTTGATTGATGTCGAATGGGAAGATTCCGGCACCTCCAATATCGATTACGAAACCGAATTGACGGTTGAGGGGTACAATCGCTCAGGCCTGTTGAACGAAATCCTGCATGTGGTGAATACGATGACCAAAAATCTCAGCAGCGTGAACGGAAAAGTCGACAGCAATAAAATTGCGGTCATTACGCTGAAAATCGGAATCCAAAATTTGAGTCAACTGGATAAAATCGTCGATAAAATCAAGAACATCCCGGATGTTTACACAGTCAGAAGGGTCACATCCTAA
- the deoC gene encoding deoxyribose-phosphate aldolase — MVEKLNKYIDHTLLRQDATEEEIKALCEEAREYDFKSVCVQPFWVKKVEAFLTGSDVLVCTVVGFPHGANTAEVKTFEAKQAVQNGADEVDMVINIGALKDGNYQTVEHEIAALVEAVKGKAILKVIIETCLLTDEEKVIACQLAQKAGADFVKTSTGFSTGGATLEDIALMRKTVGPVMDVKASGGVRSYEDASAFIAAGATRLGTSSGKKIVEGWLAAN; from the coding sequence ATGGTTGAAAAATTAAACAAATACATCGATCACACTTTACTAAGACAAGATGCGACAGAGGAGGAAATCAAGGCCCTTTGCGAAGAAGCGAGGGAATATGACTTCAAATCCGTTTGTGTACAACCCTTCTGGGTCAAGAAAGTAGAAGCCTTCCTGACCGGTTCGGATGTGCTTGTCTGTACTGTCGTGGGTTTTCCGCATGGCGCCAATACGGCAGAAGTGAAAACTTTCGAAGCAAAACAGGCGGTTCAGAACGGTGCCGATGAAGTGGATATGGTCATCAATATCGGAGCTTTAAAGGATGGCAATTATCAAACTGTTGAACATGAAATCGCAGCTTTGGTCGAAGCCGTCAAAGGCAAGGCGATCCTGAAGGTCATCATCGAGACGTGCCTGTTGACCGATGAAGAGAAGGTCATTGCTTGCCAGTTGGCTCAAAAGGCAGGAGCTGACTTTGTCAAGACATCCACCGGTTTTTCAACAGGTGGCGCAACATTGGAGGATATCGCACTGATGCGCAAGACAGTCGGTCCTGTGATGGACGTAAAAGCAAGCGGTGGTGTGCGCTCATATGAAGATGCATCGGCCTTCATCGCAGCCGGCGCAACGCGTTTGGGCACTTCCAGCGGCAAGAAAATCGTCGAAGGTTGGCTTGCGGCTAATTAA
- a CDS encoding 16S rRNA (uracil(1498)-N(3))-methyltransferase, with translation MQRYIIPPLTRDYQTQPIILSDDFHHHMVHVMRMKQGEQVYLADNSGISFVAELIDISANTVSLKWVVDEDRSTELPVKITIACGLPKGDKLEYIVQKGTELGAVAFIPFAAKNAVVKWTADKSAKKQQRLQKIAKEATEQSHRQKEPFVHPVHNLKELLAEAEKYSKVLIAYEEDAKAGEGSTLVNTLENLGPGDSLLFVFGPEGGLAPEELVAFRKAGHKSCALGPRILRAETAPLYALTAVSYEMELRKGADKNG, from the coding sequence ATGCAACGATACATCATTCCGCCTCTAACAAGAGATTATCAAACGCAGCCGATCATTTTGTCGGATGATTTCCATCACCATATGGTGCATGTGATGCGCATGAAGCAGGGGGAGCAAGTATATTTGGCCGACAATTCAGGCATTTCGTTCGTTGCGGAGCTCATTGACATATCCGCAAATACGGTCAGTTTGAAATGGGTGGTTGATGAAGACCGCTCAACGGAACTTCCGGTCAAGATTACGATTGCCTGCGGCTTGCCGAAAGGCGACAAGCTGGAATATATCGTACAGAAGGGCACAGAGTTGGGCGCGGTAGCCTTCATCCCGTTCGCAGCAAAAAATGCGGTTGTGAAGTGGACAGCCGACAAAAGCGCAAAAAAACAGCAGCGCCTGCAGAAAATTGCGAAAGAGGCAACGGAGCAATCGCACCGCCAAAAAGAGCCTTTTGTGCATCCTGTCCACAACCTCAAAGAGTTGTTGGCGGAAGCGGAAAAATATAGTAAAGTATTGATTGCCTATGAAGAGGATGCAAAGGCCGGTGAGGGCAGTACCCTGGTGAACACATTGGAAAATCTTGGACCAGGCGATTCGTTGTTGTTTGTGTTTGGGCCTGAAGGCGGATTAGCGCCGGAAGAACTGGTGGCATTCAGAAAAGCCGGCCATAAGAGCTGTGCGTTGGGGCCGAGGATTTTGCGGGCTGAAACAGCCCCTTTGTATGCATTGACGGCAGTATCCTATGAAATGGAATTAAGAAAGGGAGCGGATAAAAATGGTTGA
- the prmA gene encoding 50S ribosomal protein L11 methyltransferase: MEWNEVKVVTATEAVEAVSNILMEAGAKGVAIDDELDFVNLQDDGFGQIKEERALPEEGHAVYIMAYYPNNAGFQDTVLFIKEQLAELEKIDLKIGKNELQINQVKEEDWENSWKEYFHPIRLTRFLTIVPYWEDYTPEDEKEMLIQLDPGMAFGTGTHPTTRLSIEALEAVMRGGEKVIDVGTGSGVLSIAAKAMGADTVYAYDIDEIATRVSKENIAYNAYASDVIVKENNLLVGIADQEADIIVANILAEILLLLLPDAYKNLKDDGYFILSGIIESKKAELIDALISNGFEIEQEKQMKDWVCLICTKNVED, from the coding sequence ATGGAATGGAATGAAGTGAAGGTTGTGACTGCTACCGAAGCGGTTGAGGCTGTATCGAATATATTGATGGAAGCCGGTGCGAAAGGCGTCGCCATAGATGACGAATTAGACTTCGTCAATCTGCAGGATGACGGTTTCGGCCAGATAAAAGAGGAACGTGCGTTGCCTGAAGAAGGGCATGCCGTTTATATCATGGCTTATTATCCGAACAATGCGGGTTTTCAGGACACTGTGTTGTTCATCAAAGAACAGCTGGCGGAGCTGGAAAAAATTGATCTGAAGATCGGGAAGAATGAGCTTCAGATCAACCAAGTGAAAGAAGAGGATTGGGAAAATTCCTGGAAGGAATATTTCCATCCGATCCGCTTGACGCGTTTTTTGACGATCGTACCTTATTGGGAAGACTACACGCCTGAAGATGAAAAAGAAATGCTGATTCAGTTGGACCCCGGGATGGCCTTCGGTACCGGCACGCATCCGACAACGCGTCTGTCCATCGAAGCACTCGAAGCAGTGATGCGGGGCGGCGAAAAAGTGATCGATGTCGGAACCGGGTCAGGCGTGCTGAGCATCGCAGCCAAGGCAATGGGCGCGGACACAGTCTACGCTTACGATATCGATGAAATCGCAACACGCGTCTCCAAAGAGAATATTGCTTATAATGCTTATGCTTCGGACGTCATCGTCAAAGAGAACAACCTTTTGGTAGGGATCGCTGATCAAGAAGCGGACATCATCGTTGCGAATATCCTAGCAGAAATCCTGCTGCTGTTGCTTCCCGATGCCTACAAGAACCTCAAGGATGATGGCTATTTCATCCTTTCGGGCATCATCGAATCGAAGAAAGCGGAACTGATCGATGCTTTGATCAGCAATGGCTTTGAGATCGAGCAAGAAAAGCAAATGAAAGATTGGGTCTGCCTGATCTGCACAAAAAATGTGGAGGATTGA
- a CDS encoding DUF3013 family protein, which produces MDKSMIDKIHEELEEQQLPCEWRLEWHKPFHTVEIVLLLEVSYPPDNSISDIFGHSNHEDRFVFEDSVLFYDRASSKIKTEEYLTGIPFDRKKGIQGGLAEAVVKNIRLTVGEANSKLRDFLSNEGDSSFELHWNELNFMQTIETLKELGRFDETYYRYP; this is translated from the coding sequence ATGGACAAAAGTATGATCGACAAAATCCACGAGGAATTGGAAGAACAGCAATTGCCTTGTGAATGGCGATTGGAGTGGCATAAACCCTTCCATACAGTCGAAATTGTGTTATTATTAGAAGTCAGTTATCCTCCAGACAACAGTATTTCTGATATATTTGGCCATTCGAATCATGAAGATCGGTTCGTTTTTGAAGATTCCGTTTTATTCTATGATCGTGCATCTTCAAAAATCAAAACAGAGGAGTATTTGACCGGCATCCCATTCGATCGGAAAAAAGGGATCCAGGGCGGATTGGCCGAGGCTGTGGTCAAGAACATACGCTTGACGGTAGGCGAAGCAAACAGCAAACTCAGGGATTTTCTGAGTAATGAAGGAGACTCCAGCTTCGAATTGCATTGGAATGAGCTGAATTTTATGCAGACAATCGAAACACTGAAGGAACTAGGAAGATTTGATGAAACGTATTATCGTTATCCTTAA
- the gpsB gene encoding cell division regulator GpsB — MADKNLTTKDILQKEFKSAMRGYNVAEVDEYLDMIIRDYESYQKDLSYLQSENERLMSRVDELTKQAVLAKPTQSNASSVGSGVTNFDILKRLSNLEKHVFGSKLDETNEEAN, encoded by the coding sequence ATGGCAGATAAAAATCTAACAACTAAAGATATTCTGCAAAAAGAATTCAAAAGCGCTATGAGAGGCTATAACGTTGCAGAAGTCGATGAATATCTGGATATGATCATAAGAGATTATGAATCTTATCAAAAAGACCTTTCTTATCTTCAAAGCGAAAATGAACGTTTGATGAGCCGTGTGGATGAGTTGACGAAGCAAGCAGTTTTAGCTAAGCCGACCCAATCGAACGCATCATCAGTCGGCAGCGGTGTAACGAATTTTGATATTCTGAAACGCCTTTCCAACTTGGAGAAACATGTATTCGGTTCAAAACTGGATGAAACCAACGAAGAAGCAAACTAG